ATCCCATGCTGCGCCAAAGTTACCATGAGATCATCAAACAGCAAATTCCCCAAGAACCACAAGACATTCTAGACATGGCATGCGGTGTGGGTTTGAGTACTTTTGCTCTACAAAAAGTTTATCCTGATGCCAAAATTACGGGTTTAGACTTATCTCCCTACTTCTTAGCCGTTGCTCACTACCGTAGTGAGCAGCACCATGCTAATGTTAACTGGATTCATGCGGCTGCTGAATCTACTGGGCTACCAGATGCCTCGTTTGATTTAATTTCCATTTTTCTGATGTGCCACGAACTGCCTCAAGCAGCAACTCAACAGATTTTTGCTGAAGCCAGACGCCTACTGCGTCCGGGTGGACATCTGGCAATTATGGATATGAATCCCAAATCTGAAATTTACAAGAAGATGCCGCCTTACATTTTGACGCTGCTCAAAAGCACTGAACCGTATCTTGATGAATATTTTACGTTGGATATTGAGCAAGTGATTGTAGAGGCGGGGTTTAAAACTCCCACCATCACTCCTAACAGTCCCCGTCACCGCACTATTATTGCTCAAGCGTAAAGACGTAAATGCTACGTTCCTACATGGAATTGTTGTGCGCAGTCATACCACCGCTACTACTTCTGCTTTACTACTATTACCGCATCCCTTCTGCCCCTTCTTTGATGCGGCTGCTGTTTTTCTTTGTGTTAGGAGCAATATCTGGTATTCTTGCTCTGGCGTTGGAAGGGGTTTTTGAAACAGTCGCCAACAATGTTGTTGACTGGGAAAGAATGCAGCGTGTTTTCCCAGGTGTTGTTGTGCGACAACTTATAGAAGTCGGTCCTGTAGAAGAAACCTGTAAGCTGGTAGCGGTGATTGTCCCAACTTACCTTTTCCAACCTCGATACCGATTTCGCCCCACTTCTGTTTTTCTATTTACCATAGCGGTTGCCCTTGGATTCACTGCCCAAGAGAATTGGATTTACCTTTCTCACGACACGGCACCAATTTTTGAGCGAATTATCAGCACACCAATTCATGCCATGTTTTCTGCCCCTTGGGGGTATGTCCTGGCAATATGTATTAGCGAAAACATTTCTTTGTATGGATATCGGCAGTTTTTGCCTGCTGCTTGGCTCAATGCTGTGATTTGTCATGGTTTAGTAAATGTTCTATCTATGAGCGATCGCTATCCAATACCACTAAATTTGCTCAATTATGGCTTGTTCCCGTTTCTGTTGTGGATGTTTTGGCGACTACAGCAGTTACTGCGAAGGGTGCAAGGCGAACTTCCAATCATGCTGATCTCTGGATACACACCTAAACAGCGCTTCCAACAACGTATCAAAGTGCTGTTAGCTTTGTTGCTGGCTGGAAATGCTCTTTTTGGGCTATTTCTTTTAGTCAAAAGTCTGAGCTTGTTGAATATATCTCAGCTTTTTGACCGTGATGTTGTGTCATTTATACTTAGCCGCTTATTGCTAAATGCTGGTTTTGGACTTGTAGCATGGGTGATTTATACCTCTTTGCGACGTTCAGCACGTGAGTAACCCAAGCAAATAGCCCCCAACTTAATTACTGTTTATCAGCTAACTTGTCATAACGCCATCAAAAAAAGGATATATAATACTTGCGAAATCGCAATCCCAAATCATTAATTGGGAGTGGTTCTATTTTCGCAAATTGGTTGGCTTAACCACCAGACAAAAAATGAAACAAACAAAACAACTCACCGCAATCATTGAGCGCGAGGGAGATGGCTATGTATCGCTTTGTCCTGAACTTGATATCGCGAGTCAAGGTAGCACAATTGAG
This portion of the Brasilonema sennae CENA114 genome encodes:
- a CDS encoding PrsW family intramembrane metalloprotease; translated protein: MLRSYMELLCAVIPPLLLLLYYYYRIPSAPSLMRLLFFFVLGAISGILALALEGVFETVANNVVDWERMQRVFPGVVVRQLIEVGPVEETCKLVAVIVPTYLFQPRYRFRPTSVFLFTIAVALGFTAQENWIYLSHDTAPIFERIISTPIHAMFSAPWGYVLAICISENISLYGYRQFLPAAWLNAVICHGLVNVLSMSDRYPIPLNLLNYGLFPFLLWMFWRLQQLLRRVQGELPIMLISGYTPKQRFQQRIKVLLALLLAGNALFGLFLLVKSLSLLNISQLFDRDVVSFILSRLLLNAGFGLVAWVIYTSLRRSARE
- a CDS encoding class I SAM-dependent methyltransferase; the protein is MNTAVKNTPGLASRFVNGVLAIKPLASLAKHQARQMMIKRAKKIGVNWLEEAQTLQARNWQADFAKVQNPQVTYPEYYFRPFHAYETGNLSWEAALEFEVAARTVHAGIWRDAGAKGDPMLRQSYHEIIKQQIPQEPQDILDMACGVGLSTFALQKVYPDAKITGLDLSPYFLAVAHYRSEQHHANVNWIHAAAESTGLPDASFDLISIFLMCHELPQAATQQIFAEARRLLRPGGHLAIMDMNPKSEIYKKMPPYILTLLKSTEPYLDEYFTLDIEQVIVEAGFKTPTITPNSPRHRTIIAQA